A stretch of Bacillaceae bacterium S4-13-56 DNA encodes these proteins:
- a CDS encoding DNA polymerase IV, with product MSRWYPKNGRVILHVDMNSFYASVEMAYDPTLKGKSLAIAGNPEERRGIIVTSSYEARAKGVKTTMPLWEAKKLCPELIVMRPNFQRYREASRQMFSILSEVTPQVQPVSIDEGYMDITDCEEQGSPLEIAKNIQQRILCELDLPCSIGIAPNKFLAKMASDMKKPMGLTVLRKRDIPEKLWPMPVHEMYGVGKQTAKKLEPLSIFTIGDLAKSDVLTLKHVLGINGERLKNRANGIDPRPVDPDAVHDFKSIGNSETLPEDTTDEKRIEQLFLKLIKKVEQRMDRKQVFAQNLQITIRYHDRKTVTRSKQLNAFVHRADEIFPIVKQLFEDHWNGEPVRLLGVTAQHLIEKQEAVQQLDLFSYQDFAKKEKLYEAMDHLTERYGKEIFKPFKDKKYEDSTPTTSFQKDFLDDFKT from the coding sequence ATGTCGAGATGGTATCCCAAAAATGGACGAGTCATTTTGCATGTGGATATGAATAGTTTTTATGCATCAGTAGAAATGGCTTATGATCCTACTCTAAAAGGGAAGTCGCTCGCTATTGCTGGAAACCCAGAAGAAAGACGTGGGATTATCGTGACAAGTAGCTATGAAGCACGAGCCAAAGGTGTAAAAACAACCATGCCATTATGGGAAGCTAAAAAACTATGTCCAGAGCTTATAGTCATGCGTCCGAATTTCCAAAGATATAGAGAAGCATCTAGACAAATGTTTTCCATTCTTTCAGAAGTGACCCCACAGGTTCAACCTGTCTCCATTGATGAAGGTTATATGGATATAACAGATTGTGAGGAACAAGGATCCCCTCTTGAGATAGCCAAAAATATTCAACAACGAATATTGTGTGAGTTGGATTTGCCATGTAGCATTGGGATAGCTCCTAACAAGTTTCTTGCTAAGATGGCGTCTGACATGAAGAAGCCGATGGGATTAACAGTTCTCAGAAAACGAGACATCCCAGAAAAGCTGTGGCCAATGCCAGTTCATGAAATGTATGGAGTTGGGAAGCAAACCGCTAAAAAGCTGGAACCTTTGAGTATATTTACAATAGGTGATCTTGCAAAATCGGATGTTTTAACTTTAAAACATGTTTTAGGAATTAATGGAGAAAGACTCAAAAATCGTGCCAACGGAATTGATCCACGTCCAGTTGATCCTGATGCGGTTCATGATTTTAAAAGCATTGGGAATTCAGAAACATTACCTGAGGATACAACGGATGAAAAGCGTATTGAACAACTCTTTCTTAAACTTATTAAGAAAGTGGAGCAAAGAATGGATAGAAAGCAAGTATTTGCACAAAATCTTCAAATCACGATTCGCTACCATGACCGAAAAACTGTGACACGCAGTAAACAACTAAATGCTTTTGTTCATCGAGCAGATGAAATATTCCCGATTGTAAAACAATTATTCGAAGATCATTGGAACGGTGAACCTGTGCGTTTACTAGGGGTTACTGCTCAACATTTAATTGAAAAACAAGAAGCTGTACAACAGTTGGATCTTTTTTCTTACCAAGATTTTGCGAAAAAAGAGAAACTATATGAAGCTATGGACCATTTGACAGAAAGGTATGGGAAAGAGATTTTCAAACCATTTAAGGACAAAAAGTATGAGGATAGTACACCTACCACTAGTTTTCAGAAAGATTTTTTAGATGATTTTAAAACATAA